A DNA window from Arachis hypogaea cultivar Tifrunner chromosome 18, arahy.Tifrunner.gnm2.J5K5, whole genome shotgun sequence contains the following coding sequences:
- the LOC112771895 gene encoding 7-ethoxycoumarin O-deethylase-like, whose product MESASPLWHVSMNSTLFGTIDDEPKDYSLITLLFPKQYSYMPLSLVLLFTCIVTHFLYSKNTKKPKLPLPPGPSLFTMLANLFEFIRKPQQTLAKIAKIYAPDIMLLRLGQSTTVIISSPNIAKEVLQTKDLLFSDRTVPSIVTSLDHHNYSLPFLPVCPLWKDLRKICNEQLFSTKVLDLSQGHRRKKLLDLLGDMQKYGQTREAVDVGHAAFRACINFLSNTFVSEDFVESVENGEYKDIVSTLLKLTGATNVVDIFPFLKVFDPQGLQRHTIHYLNKFFHNLDKLIEKRLKLREEGYYVTNNDMLDALLDISQQDSQRMDRKKIKHFLLDLLVAGTDTTAYGLERAMTEVLHNLEVMSKAKQELEQNIGRGNPIDESDVAKLPYLQAIVKESLRLHPPAPLLLPRKAKVDVEISGYRIPKDARVLINEWAIGRNPNVWDNANSFLPERFLGSKIDVKGRDFQLTPFGSGRRICPGSPLAMRMIHVMLGSLLNSFDWKLQSMDKNQPLQAIPLPIIIINN is encoded by the exons ATGGAATCGGCATCACCACTATGGCATGTCTCAATGAATTCAACATTATTTGGTACCATTGATGATGAACCAAAGGATTATTCCCTAATAACCCTTTTATTCCCTAAGCAATATTCTTACATGCCCCTATCATTGGTACTCTTGTTCACATGCATTGTCACACATTTTCTTTattccaaaaacacaaaaaaaccaaAGCTTCCACTTCCACCAGGACCTTCCCTCTTTACCATGTTAGCAAACCTTTTTGAATTTATTAGGAAGCCACAACAAACATTGGCCAAGATTGCTAAGATTTATGCCCCGGACATAATGCTTCTGAGGCTTGGCCAATCCACCACTGTCATAATATCTTCACCAAACATTGCCAAAGAAGTTCTCCAAACCAAGGATTTGTTGTTCTCGGATCGAACGGTTCCGAGTATTGTAACTTCCCTTGATCACCACAACTATAGCTTGCCCTTCTTACCGGTTTGTCCACTTTGGAAAGATCTAAGGAAAATATGCAATGAACAATTATTCTCCACTAAGGTCCTTGATCTAAGTCAAGGTCATAGGCGTAAGAAGCTTCTAGACCTTCTCGGCGACATGCAAAAATACGGCCAAACCCGCGAAGCTGTTGATGTTGGGCATGCGGCTTTTAGGGCGTGCATAAATTTCTTGTCTAATACTTTTGTCTCCGAGGATTTCGTTGAATCAGTGGAGAATGGTGAGTACAAGGATATTGTGTCCACTCTTTTAAAATTAACCGGGGCTACAAATGTGGTGGATATTTTTCCATTTCTAAAAGTATTTGATCCTCAAGGACTCCAAAGGCACACTATTCATTATCTCAACAAGTTCTTTCACAACTTGGACAAGTTAATTGAGAAAAGATTGAAGTTAAGAGAAGAGGGATATTATGTTACAAACAATGACATGTTGGACGCACTTCTTGATATTTCTCAACAGGATAGCCAGAGGATGGACCGGAAAAAGATCAAACACTTTTTACTT GATCTACTTGTAGCGGGAACAGATACAACAGCATATGGATTAGAGAGAGCAATGACTGAAGTACTCCACAATCTAGAGGTTATGTCCAAAGCCAAACAAGAATTGGAACAAAACATTGGAAGAGGTAACCCTATTGATGAGTCCGATGTTGCCAAACTGCCATACTTACAAGCAATCGTAAAAGAGAGTTTACGATTACACCCTCCAGCTCCACTCTTGCTCCCAAGAAAAGCTAAGGTAGATGTGGAAATCTCAGGTTATAGGATCCCAAAGGATGCAAGGGTCCTAATTAATGAATGGGCTATTGGTAGGAACCCTAATGTGTGGGACAATGCCAATTCGTTCTTGCCAGAGAGATTCTTGGGATCTAAAATTGATGTTAAAGGAAGAGATTTTCAGCTGACACCATTTGGAAGTGGAAGAAGAATTTGTCCTGGCTCACCATTGGCTATGAGAATGATTCATGTCATGTTGGGATCACTACTAAACTCTTTTGACTGGAAACTTCAGAGTATGGATAAGAATCAACCCCTCCAAGCTATTCCTCTTCctattataataataaacaattaa